One genomic region from Leifsonia sp. Root1293 encodes:
- a CDS encoding LysR substrate-binding domain-containing protein, translating into MLKLAFVAGVTPTKWLRAWNDRRPRDPLEAFRTEQAEQTAVLRDQRADLAIARLPLDDDAGLSVIRLYEEVAVAVAPKDHAIAAADELVLADIADEKRVADIGTMDGDMVMELVAAGVGIVVVPHSIARLYARKDVISRTVTDAPVTHIALVWPTAATTGDVEEFIGIVRGRTSNSSRGSSAEQAAEAKKAAEAKAKAAKAKKKAAQPAKKQRTAAEIRVAAARNSRGKKRRS; encoded by the coding sequence ATGCTGAAGCTGGCCTTCGTCGCCGGAGTCACGCCCACCAAGTGGCTGCGTGCCTGGAACGACCGCCGCCCCCGCGATCCGCTGGAGGCGTTCCGCACCGAGCAGGCCGAACAGACGGCTGTGCTCCGCGATCAGCGCGCAGACCTGGCCATCGCCCGCCTTCCCCTCGACGACGACGCCGGCCTCAGCGTCATCCGCCTCTACGAGGAGGTGGCGGTCGCCGTGGCCCCCAAGGACCACGCCATCGCGGCCGCCGACGAACTGGTGCTCGCCGATATCGCCGACGAGAAGCGCGTCGCCGACATCGGGACCATGGACGGCGACATGGTGATGGAACTCGTCGCCGCCGGGGTCGGTATCGTCGTGGTTCCGCACTCGATCGCGAGGCTCTACGCCCGCAAGGACGTCATCTCGCGCACGGTGACGGATGCCCCCGTCACGCACATCGCTCTGGTCTGGCCGACGGCTGCCACGACAGGCGATGTGGAGGAGTTCATCGGCATCGTGCGCGGACGGACGTCCAACAGCTCGCGCGGCTCCAGCGCCGAGCAGGCCGCCGAGGCCAAGAAGGCCGCCGAAGCGAAGGCCAAGGCCGCCAAGGCGAAGAAGAAGGCAGCCCAGCCGGCCAAGAAGCAGCGCACCGCCGCCGAGATCCGCGTGGCGGCAGCGCGTAACTCCCGCGGGAAGAAGCGTCGGAGCTAG
- a CDS encoding glutamine amidotransferase, producing MTARFLLITIRPELDAARDEYGSMLAATGLPSSALSQHLLADVPLDDALDGVSGVIVGGSPFSVTDAVKSPAQRRAEADLRTVAAASVDQGLPVLFTCYGIGVVAQAYGGSVGREHGEPTSAVPVTLTAEGAADPLLGTLPRTFDALVAHKEAVNTLPTGAVLLAGSPECPVQAFRLGSSLYAVQFHPEVTADDLAARAGIYQHHGYFDAHELHVVQARLAATSVSVPRRLLKAFVELNG from the coding sequence ATGACTGCCCGATTCCTCCTGATCACGATCAGGCCAGAGCTCGATGCCGCGCGCGACGAGTACGGCTCCATGCTCGCCGCGACGGGCCTGCCGTCATCCGCCCTCTCCCAGCACCTGCTCGCTGACGTGCCGCTCGACGACGCGCTCGACGGTGTGTCCGGGGTGATCGTCGGCGGGAGCCCGTTCAGCGTGACCGATGCCGTGAAGAGCCCGGCCCAGCGCCGCGCCGAGGCCGACCTGAGGACCGTGGCCGCGGCATCCGTCGACCAGGGGCTTCCGGTGCTGTTCACCTGCTACGGAATCGGAGTGGTCGCCCAGGCCTACGGCGGATCCGTCGGACGCGAGCACGGAGAACCGACGTCGGCGGTTCCTGTGACCCTCACCGCTGAGGGCGCCGCCGACCCGCTGCTGGGCACGCTGCCCCGAACCTTCGACGCCCTCGTGGCGCACAAGGAGGCTGTGAACACCCTCCCGACCGGTGCAGTACTGCTGGCCGGTTCGCCGGAGTGTCCGGTCCAGGCCTTCAGGCTCGGCAGCAGTCTCTACGCCGTGCAGTTCCACCCCGAGGTCACGGCCGACGACCTCGCAGCCCGCGCCGGCATCTACCAGCATCACGGCTACTTCGACGCCCACGAGTTGCATGTGGTGCAGGCGCGCCTGGCAGCCACATCCGTCTCGGTTCCCAGACGTCTGTTGAAGGCCTTCGTCGAGCTCAACGGCTGA
- a CDS encoding cold-shock protein, whose product MATGTVKWFNAEKGFGFIAPDDGSADVFAHYSAIASSGFRSLEENQRVEFETARGPKGLQAENIRPV is encoded by the coding sequence GTGGCAACTGGCACCGTCAAATGGTTCAACGCGGAAAAGGGCTTTGGTTTCATTGCTCCTGACGACGGCTCTGCCGACGTCTTCGCCCACTACTCGGCCATCGCGTCGAGCGGGTTCCGCTCCCTCGAGGAGAACCAGCGGGTTGAGTTCGAGACGGCACGTGGCCCCAAGGGTCTGCAGGCGGAGAACATCCGTCCCGTGTAA
- a CDS encoding DUF1206 domain-containing protein produces MTSTAKNAARSAKDSSALKMLARLGFVVNGVLHLLIGLLAIGVAVGNGGEADQSGALQQVSSAPGGVFLLWFMVLGFAALGAWQVVAAVLPPADKNTKRAVHVVKELGKGVVYLALAGTALTFALGGSSSSSQSNQQFSAKVLAAPGGVFLILLIGLIVVGIGGYFVFKGVAAKFTEDIVPPGGTLGKVTMIVGRVGYISKGIALGIVGVLFGVAAVTHDSSKATGLDGALKSLVQLPFGVAVLIAAGIGLIFYAVYLFFRARYAKL; encoded by the coding sequence GTGACCTCGACAGCCAAGAACGCGGCCCGCTCCGCGAAGGACTCCTCCGCCCTGAAGATGCTGGCACGGCTGGGGTTCGTCGTGAACGGCGTGCTCCACCTGCTCATCGGCCTGCTCGCCATCGGCGTGGCCGTCGGCAACGGCGGCGAGGCCGACCAGTCAGGAGCGCTGCAGCAGGTCTCCAGTGCCCCGGGCGGGGTGTTCCTCCTCTGGTTCATGGTGCTGGGCTTCGCTGCCCTCGGCGCATGGCAGGTCGTCGCCGCGGTGCTGCCGCCGGCCGACAAGAACACCAAGCGCGCGGTTCACGTCGTGAAGGAACTGGGGAAGGGCGTCGTCTACCTCGCCCTCGCCGGTACCGCGTTGACCTTCGCCCTGGGCGGCAGCTCGAGCAGTTCGCAGTCGAACCAGCAGTTCAGCGCCAAGGTTCTGGCCGCACCCGGCGGCGTCTTCCTGATCCTCCTGATCGGACTGATCGTCGTCGGAATCGGAGGTTACTTCGTCTTCAAGGGCGTCGCCGCCAAGTTCACCGAGGACATCGTGCCGCCGGGCGGCACGCTCGGTAAGGTCACCATGATCGTCGGTCGGGTCGGCTACATCTCCAAGGGAATCGCGCTGGGCATCGTCGGCGTGCTGTTCGGCGTCGCCGCCGTGACCCATGACTCGAGCAAGGCGACGGGACTCGACGGTGCCCTCAAGTCGCTCGTGCAGTTGCCGTTCGGTGTCGCCGTGCTCATCGCAGCGGGCATCGGGCTCATCTTCTACGCGGTGTACCTGTTCTTCCGGGCGCGGTACGCCAAGCTCTGA
- a CDS encoding DUF6458 family protein, with product MSLGSGIVLFVIGAILAFALNIEVDWVDLHLIGYILMIAGVVGIILGIVLITRRRSSVSTTRSAVDPASGESITKRTSESDPLV from the coding sequence ATGAGTCTCGGATCAGGCATCGTCCTCTTCGTCATCGGCGCGATCCTCGCGTTCGCCCTCAACATCGAGGTCGACTGGGTCGACCTCCACCTCATCGGCTACATCCTCATGATCGCCGGCGTCGTGGGGATCATCCTCGGCATCGTCCTCATCACGCGCCGTCGCAGCTCGGTCTCCACGACCCGCTCGGCTGTGGACCCCGCCAGCGGCGAGAGCATCACCAAGCGCACATCGGAGAGCGACCCTCTCGTCTGA
- a CDS encoding MarR family winged helix-turn-helix transcriptional regulator — MTTSDDSARPSVESAQNEAPSVLEALQVYRAAEAAMRRRTGAAMGLGESDILALRFVLDNHAAGRVTAPKDITQYLGISSASTSVLLTRLERGGFVERRPSSVDRRSIEVVPTPAAEGDTGPMLAVANAQMADATQELTPEEAVVVTSFLARMRETVDRIGHRRKDSS, encoded by the coding sequence GTGACGACTTCCGACGATTCAGCTCGACCGAGCGTCGAGTCTGCTCAGAACGAAGCACCCAGCGTCCTCGAGGCGCTTCAGGTCTACCGGGCCGCCGAGGCCGCCATGCGGCGACGCACCGGTGCGGCGATGGGCTTGGGGGAGAGCGACATCCTCGCCCTCCGCTTCGTGCTCGACAATCACGCAGCCGGTCGCGTGACGGCACCGAAGGACATCACCCAATACCTCGGGATCTCGAGTGCGTCGACCAGTGTTCTGCTGACCAGGCTCGAACGCGGCGGATTCGTCGAGCGGCGTCCGAGCTCAGTCGATCGGCGGTCCATCGAGGTCGTTCCGACGCCGGCGGCCGAGGGGGACACCGGCCCGATGCTCGCCGTCGCGAATGCGCAGATGGCCGACGCGACGCAGGAACTCACTCCCGAGGAGGCCGTGGTGGTGACGAGCTTCCTGGCACGGATGCGGGAGACGGTCGATCGCATCGGGCACAGACGCAAGGACTCGTCCTAA
- a CDS encoding serine/threonine-protein kinase, with protein MSAEYPQRIGQILAGRYELTDVVGRGGMATVYRARDTNLGRFVAVKFFAPGTALDDARRRAEVDLLARVNHPNLVALHDAQLAPADSEEPSYIVMELVDGPDLRKVLDAGPLSGPATALLAAEIAEALAVVHGQGIVHRDLKPANILLAPTGLPEPQYHARLTDFGIAHLVGADRVTTAGTVIGTAAYLSPEQAAGAEPGASSDIYALGLLILECLTGIRVYPGTAIEAMSVRAARDPAMPDGLPVEWASLLTQMTSRDSSLRPTAIDVAIAARAKAPALDGWMPPKVSSASPETEATGAMPTPTRLLPPATAATVNLGSTPPPPAPPTSAASAGERRRRGPALAAGAVLLAGVVVAATVLITSGVGSPDEPAPTPAATSVPSPAPSTDAPAPATDPVVDEPAEPEPEPETGNSGNGNGNGNNGNGNPGKGNPGNDKKDKGGKGKK; from the coding sequence ATGAGTGCCGAGTACCCGCAACGCATCGGCCAGATTCTGGCCGGTCGCTACGAACTGACGGATGTCGTCGGTCGCGGTGGCATGGCAACCGTCTACCGTGCGCGCGACACGAACCTCGGGCGGTTCGTCGCGGTGAAGTTCTTCGCCCCGGGCACGGCCCTCGACGATGCTCGCCGGAGAGCCGAGGTCGACCTGCTGGCTCGAGTGAATCATCCGAATCTCGTCGCACTCCACGACGCCCAGCTCGCTCCGGCCGATTCGGAGGAGCCGAGCTACATCGTCATGGAACTGGTCGACGGGCCGGATCTGCGCAAGGTCCTCGACGCGGGACCCTTGTCTGGACCGGCAACGGCCCTGCTGGCGGCCGAGATCGCCGAGGCGCTCGCCGTCGTGCACGGTCAGGGCATCGTGCACCGCGACCTGAAGCCCGCGAACATCCTGCTCGCCCCGACAGGACTCCCGGAGCCGCAGTACCACGCCAGGCTCACCGATTTCGGCATCGCCCACCTCGTCGGCGCCGACCGTGTCACGACGGCGGGCACCGTCATCGGCACGGCCGCCTATCTCAGTCCGGAGCAGGCAGCGGGTGCCGAGCCCGGTGCGTCGTCCGACATCTACGCCCTGGGCCTGCTCATCCTCGAATGCCTGACGGGCATCCGCGTGTACCCGGGAACCGCGATCGAGGCGATGAGCGTGCGCGCGGCCCGAGACCCAGCCATGCCCGACGGCCTCCCGGTGGAGTGGGCGAGCCTGCTCACGCAGATGACATCACGCGATTCGAGCCTCCGCCCCACGGCGATCGACGTGGCGATCGCCGCGCGCGCGAAGGCGCCGGCCCTCGACGGATGGATGCCCCCGAAGGTCTCGAGCGCATCGCCTGAGACCGAGGCCACGGGGGCGATGCCCACCCCGACGCGCCTCCTCCCTCCCGCGACCGCGGCCACCGTGAACCTCGGGTCGACACCTCCCCCACCCGCTCCGCCCACGTCTGCGGCATCGGCGGGCGAGAGGCGCCGCCGCGGCCCGGCCCTGGCGGCAGGAGCCGTCCTGCTGGCCGGTGTCGTCGTCGCCGCGACGGTGCTGATCACGTCAGGGGTCGGCTCGCCGGACGAACCGGCGCCGACGCCCGCTGCGACCTCGGTTCCCTCGCCGGCTCCGAGCACGGATGCGCCGGCACCGGCAACCGACCCGGTGGTCGACGAGCCGGCAGAGCCCGAACCGGAGCCCGAGACGGGCAACTCCGGCAACGGCAACGGAAACGGCAACAACGGGAACGGCAACCCCGGAAAGGGCAACCCCGGCAACGACAAGAAGGACAAGGGCGGCAAGGGCAAGAAGTAG
- the cls gene encoding cardiolipin synthase — translation MNGEFASILGGVLVILDFSIRIAALIIVPRDRKPTAAMAWLLAIFLIPFVGIVLFLVIGNSKLPKKRRDKQKELDHLIEERAKTIDLVDDRSTWPDWFAALVRQNQELGALPAVGGNSATLIGDYTTSIEAMAAEIDTAQRFVHVEFFIVSFDATTKGFFAAMERAVQRGVTVRLLADHVASRKAVASKETFAELDRIGVTWSWMLPVRPLKGEYQRPDLRNHRKLVVVDGVVGFMGSQNLIDRSYNTPKNLKRGLQWQELMTRITGPIVAATNAVFISDWYLETNELLGDDANVRAVDIPADRSADAVVCQVVPSGPGYEGENNLRQFLTLVTSAQRKVIITSPYFVPDEAMMYAITSACQRGLDVQLFVSEIGDQGSVWHAQRSYYGPLLRAGVQIWLYPAPFILHSKHLSIDDDVAVIGSSNMDIRSFALNSEVTLLVRGLPFVDQMRAVEQGYRDAGRRLTLEEWNKEPASATFLDGVARLTSALQ, via the coding sequence ATGAACGGTGAGTTCGCCTCCATCCTCGGCGGCGTGCTCGTCATCCTCGACTTCTCCATCCGCATCGCCGCGCTCATCATCGTGCCGCGCGATCGCAAGCCGACAGCGGCAATGGCCTGGCTGCTCGCCATCTTCCTCATCCCCTTCGTCGGGATCGTGCTCTTCCTCGTCATCGGGAACTCGAAGCTGCCGAAAAAGCGCCGGGACAAGCAGAAGGAACTCGATCACCTGATCGAGGAGCGTGCGAAGACGATCGACCTCGTCGACGACCGCTCCACGTGGCCCGACTGGTTCGCCGCGCTCGTGCGCCAGAACCAGGAGCTCGGGGCGCTGCCTGCCGTCGGCGGCAACTCAGCGACCCTCATCGGCGACTACACGACATCCATCGAGGCGATGGCGGCAGAGATCGACACGGCCCAGAGATTCGTGCATGTCGAGTTCTTCATCGTGTCGTTCGATGCGACGACGAAGGGGTTCTTCGCCGCGATGGAGCGAGCGGTTCAGCGTGGTGTCACCGTGCGACTCCTCGCCGATCACGTCGCATCGAGGAAGGCCGTCGCCAGCAAGGAGACCTTCGCCGAGCTCGATCGCATCGGCGTGACCTGGAGCTGGATGCTGCCCGTGCGCCCCCTGAAGGGCGAATACCAGCGGCCAGACCTGCGCAACCACCGCAAGCTCGTCGTCGTCGACGGCGTGGTGGGATTCATGGGATCGCAGAACCTCATCGACCGGAGCTACAACACTCCGAAGAACCTGAAGCGCGGTCTGCAGTGGCAGGAGCTGATGACCCGCATCACGGGACCGATCGTCGCCGCGACGAACGCCGTGTTCATCTCCGACTGGTACCTCGAGACGAACGAGCTCCTCGGAGACGACGCGAACGTTCGGGCCGTCGACATCCCGGCCGACAGGTCTGCGGATGCCGTGGTATGCCAGGTCGTGCCGAGTGGGCCGGGCTACGAGGGCGAGAACAACCTGCGCCAGTTCCTCACCCTCGTCACGTCGGCGCAGCGCAAGGTCATCATCACGAGCCCGTACTTCGTGCCGGACGAGGCGATGATGTACGCCATCACCTCGGCCTGCCAGCGCGGCCTCGACGTGCAGCTCTTCGTCTCGGAGATCGGCGACCAGGGGTCGGTCTGGCATGCGCAACGCTCCTACTACGGGCCACTGCTGCGAGCGGGCGTGCAGATCTGGCTCTACCCGGCGCCGTTCATCCTGCACTCGAAGCACCTGTCGATCGACGACGACGTCGCCGTCATCGGCTCGAGCAACATGGACATCCGCTCCTTCGCCCTCAACTCCGAGGTGACCCTGCTGGTGCGGGGGCTCCCGTTCGTCGACCAGATGCGCGCCGTCGAACAGGGCTACCGCGACGCCGGCCGCCGGCTCACTCTCGAGGAGTGGAACAAGGAACCGGCATCCGCCACGTTCCTCGATGGCGTGGCTCGGCTCACCTCGGCTCTGCAGTAG
- a CDS encoding sulfate/molybdate ABC transporter ATP-binding protein yields the protein MTFSLSASVADRGFDMEFSIADGETVAVLGPNGAGKSTLLSLIAGLLKPDSGRAVLADTVLFDLSPQAGGRRAGARTGTRNRWLPPHARGVSLLAQDALLFPHLTVLDNVAFGPRSAGVHRAEADSRARDWLRRVDAAELSERRPGQLSGGQAQRIAVARALASDPRLLLLDEPLAALDVSVAPAIRRMLRDVLADRTAVIVTHDVLDAYTLADRVVVVEAGRIVDIGPTRQVLDRPSTQFAAGLAAVNLLTGTASADGVDTDAGGHVSSPAGDPLPEGARVGVAIRPGLVAVSVTEPTDPALTVVAGVILDLETRGDLIRVRTEHLAADVTPRVVADLDLSSGAWVWLAFHPADAVAYPL from the coding sequence ATGACGTTCAGCCTCAGCGCGAGCGTCGCCGATCGCGGCTTCGACATGGAGTTCTCGATCGCCGATGGGGAGACCGTCGCCGTGCTCGGCCCCAACGGCGCGGGAAAGTCGACCCTGCTCAGCCTCATCGCGGGCTTGCTCAAGCCGGACTCCGGGCGGGCTGTGCTGGCAGACACGGTGCTGTTCGATCTATCCCCGCAAGCCGGCGGCAGGCGAGCCGGCGCTCGCACCGGCACCCGGAACCGCTGGTTGCCTCCGCACGCCCGGGGCGTCTCCCTGCTGGCTCAGGATGCCCTGCTGTTCCCGCACCTCACCGTGCTCGACAATGTCGCCTTCGGTCCGCGGAGCGCCGGGGTCCACCGGGCGGAGGCCGACAGCCGTGCGCGCGACTGGCTGCGCAGGGTCGACGCCGCCGAGCTGAGTGAGCGCAGACCCGGCCAGCTCTCGGGCGGACAGGCCCAGCGCATCGCGGTCGCGCGAGCACTGGCATCCGACCCCAGACTGCTGCTCCTCGATGAGCCACTCGCCGCCCTCGACGTCTCGGTCGCCCCGGCCATCCGTCGCATGCTGCGCGACGTGCTCGCCGATCGCACCGCCGTCATCGTCACCCACGACGTCCTCGACGCCTACACGCTGGCGGATCGGGTTGTCGTCGTCGAGGCGGGCCGCATCGTCGACATCGGCCCCACCCGCCAGGTGCTCGACAGGCCGTCGACGCAGTTCGCAGCGGGACTCGCCGCGGTGAACCTGCTCACGGGAACGGCATCCGCCGACGGCGTGGACACGGATGCCGGCGGTCACGTCAGCTCTCCGGCGGGCGACCCGCTCCCCGAGGGGGCACGCGTCGGGGTCGCGATCCGGCCCGGCCTCGTCGCCGTCAGCGTCACCGAGCCGACGGACCCGGCTCTCACCGTGGTGGCCGGGGTGATCCTCGACCTCGAGACGCGCGGCGACCTCATCCGCGTGCGCACGGAGCACCTGGCCGCAGACGTGACGCCGCGGGTCGTCGCAGATCTCGATCTCAGTTCCGGGGCCTGGGTCTGGCTCGCGTTCCACCCGGCGGATGCCGTGGCCTATCCCCTCTGA
- a CDS encoding ABC transporter permease, with protein sequence MTPRRRTSYAGIPGWVVVVAVIGAAFVVLPLAAMILRVDWAQFIPLITSESSVAALLLSLRTSLIATVLCILLGVPMAVVLARVEFWGRKVLRSLVLLPLVLPPVVGGIALLYTFGRRGLLGQTFEVLGVTIAFSTTAVVLAQTFVALPFLVLSLEGALRTVGTRYEAVGATLGARPTTVLRRITMPLVLPALISGAVLSFARALGEFGATLTFAGSLQGVTRTLPLEIYLQRETDPDAAVALSLVLVVVAVVVVGLAHQAGEISGFRRRTSA encoded by the coding sequence ATGACGCCTCGTCGAAGGACCTCCTACGCCGGCATTCCCGGATGGGTCGTCGTCGTCGCCGTCATCGGCGCCGCCTTCGTCGTGCTGCCCTTGGCCGCCATGATCCTGCGGGTCGACTGGGCGCAGTTCATCCCCCTGATCACCTCGGAGTCCTCCGTCGCCGCCCTGCTCCTGAGCCTTCGCACTTCGCTGATCGCGACCGTTCTCTGCATCCTGCTCGGTGTTCCGATGGCGGTGGTCCTCGCCCGCGTCGAGTTCTGGGGCCGGAAGGTGCTGCGCTCGCTGGTGCTCCTTCCGCTCGTGCTGCCACCCGTGGTCGGAGGCATCGCGCTGCTCTACACCTTCGGCCGGCGGGGGCTGCTCGGCCAGACCTTCGAGGTGCTCGGAGTCACGATCGCATTCTCGACGACGGCCGTCGTGCTCGCCCAGACCTTCGTGGCCCTTCCCTTCCTCGTGCTGAGCCTCGAGGGCGCGCTCCGCACGGTGGGCACGCGCTACGAGGCCGTCGGGGCGACGCTCGGTGCCCGGCCGACCACGGTTCTCCGCCGCATCACGATGCCGCTGGTGCTTCCGGCGCTCATCTCAGGCGCCGTGCTCTCCTTCGCCAGGGCACTCGGCGAATTCGGCGCCACCCTCACCTTCGCCGGCAGCCTGCAGGGCGTCACCCGCACGCTTCCGCTCGAGATCTACCTGCAGCGTGAGACCGATCCGGATGCCGCCGTCGCCTTGTCGCTCGTTCTCGTCGTCGTCGCAGTCGTGGTCGTGGGCCTCGCCCACCAGGCAGGGGAGATCTCCGGATTCCGTCGGCGGACGAGCGCATGA
- the modA gene encoding molybdate ABC transporter substrate-binding protein has product MVDRIRTVGVAAVVVLTAVALAGCSPSASDGDGAPGAGTGSAPSGAASTGSITVFAAASLTASFTELAAEFEKANPAASVALNFAGSSDLVTQITEGAPADVFASADEKNMTKLTDAAIVEPGSPMDFASNTLQIVVPPSNPAGIASLADLAEPGVKTVICAPQVPCGAAAVAVERAAGVSLAPVSEESSVTDVLGKVTSGEADAGLVYVTDVIAAGDAVQGVAFPEAAEAVNTYPIAPITSSKTPDLAQAFVDYVTGDIGRRVLDSAGFGQPESNR; this is encoded by the coding sequence ATGGTCGATCGCATCCGTACCGTCGGCGTTGCGGCAGTCGTCGTGCTCACAGCCGTCGCGCTCGCCGGATGCTCGCCCAGCGCCTCAGACGGTGACGGTGCGCCGGGCGCGGGGACGGGGAGCGCGCCTTCTGGTGCCGCATCCACGGGCTCGATCACCGTCTTCGCCGCCGCGTCTCTCACGGCGTCCTTCACCGAACTCGCTGCCGAATTCGAGAAGGCGAACCCCGCTGCCAGCGTGGCGCTGAACTTCGCCGGATCATCCGACCTCGTCACGCAGATCACCGAGGGCGCACCGGCCGATGTCTTCGCGTCGGCCGACGAGAAGAACATGACCAAGCTCACCGACGCTGCCATCGTCGAGCCGGGCTCCCCGATGGACTTCGCATCGAACACCCTGCAGATCGTCGTGCCGCCGTCCAACCCGGCCGGCATCGCGTCTCTCGCCGATCTGGCGGAACCGGGTGTGAAGACCGTCATCTGCGCTCCCCAGGTGCCCTGCGGCGCGGCGGCTGTCGCCGTCGAGCGGGCGGCCGGCGTCAGCCTGGCTCCGGTCAGTGAGGAGTCGTCGGTGACGGATGTTCTGGGCAAGGTCACCTCGGGCGAGGCCGACGCCGGGCTGGTCTACGTGACCGACGTGATCGCCGCAGGCGATGCCGTGCAGGGAGTCGCATTCCCCGAGGCTGCGGAGGCGGTGAACACCTACCCGATCGCCCCGATCACGTCCTCGAAGACGCCCGACCTCGCCCAGGCGTTCGTCGACTACGTCACTGGCGACATCGGTCGGCGGGTTCTCGACTCGGCAGGGTTCGGGCAGCCCGAGTCGAACCGATGA
- a CDS encoding TOBE domain-containing protein, giving the protein MSQIRIKDAASFLGVSDDTVRRWIDNGLLDSTKDASGRSVVDGLTLARLARKNAVLPVDPSEIGRSARNHLVGLVTEITMDRVMAQVELQCGPHRIVSLMSSEAVRDLGLELGSVAIAVVKATTVMIETPAGAVHA; this is encoded by the coding sequence ATGTCGCAGATTCGGATCAAGGATGCCGCAAGCTTTCTCGGCGTCAGCGATGACACCGTGCGCCGCTGGATCGACAACGGCCTGCTGGACAGCACCAAGGATGCCTCGGGCCGGAGTGTCGTCGACGGACTGACTCTCGCGAGGCTGGCGCGCAAGAACGCTGTTCTGCCTGTCGACCCCTCGGAGATCGGTCGCTCCGCGCGCAATCATCTCGTCGGCCTCGTGACCGAGATCACGATGGACAGGGTCATGGCCCAGGTCGAGCTGCAGTGCGGTCCGCATCGCATCGTCTCACTGATGAGCAGCGAGGCCGTGCGCGACCTCGGCCTGGAGCTCGGCTCGGTCGCCATCGCCGTCGTCAAGGCCACGACGGTGATGATCGAGACCCCGGCAGGCGCGGTGCACGCATGA
- a CDS encoding winged helix-turn-helix transcriptional regulator produces MAARDYGQYGGITRALELVGERWALLIVRDLLVGPRRYGELAGGLPRIPSNILATRLKELQAAGVLRRVPHSRVIVYELTPYGRELEPVVLALGAWGFKAMEEPRQEQIITPDSMTIDLRTAFRPQVAVSLPPTSYAASFGAAELLIQVDGSSLDVTRGGGPADLAFAANHHIRHLISGELAPERAIATGAVEVLHGRRDLLDRFASTFHLAA; encoded by the coding sequence GTGGCAGCGCGCGATTACGGCCAGTACGGCGGCATCACGCGAGCGCTCGAGCTCGTGGGCGAGCGCTGGGCCCTGCTCATCGTGCGCGATCTGCTCGTCGGACCACGCCGCTACGGAGAGCTCGCCGGCGGTCTCCCGCGCATCCCGAGCAACATCCTGGCCACCCGGCTGAAGGAGTTGCAGGCGGCCGGCGTCCTGCGTCGAGTGCCACACTCCCGAGTCATCGTCTACGAGCTCACCCCGTATGGCCGTGAGCTCGAGCCGGTCGTGCTCGCCCTCGGCGCATGGGGGTTCAAGGCGATGGAGGAGCCGCGCCAGGAGCAGATCATCACGCCCGACTCGATGACGATCGACCTGCGCACGGCCTTCAGACCGCAGGTGGCGGTGAGCCTGCCGCCGACCTCGTATGCGGCCAGTTTCGGCGCCGCCGAGTTGCTCATCCAGGTAGACGGCTCATCGCTCGATGTGACACGCGGGGGTGGCCCCGCCGACCTCGCCTTCGCAGCGAACCATCACATCCGCCACCTCATCTCAGGCGAACTCGCACCGGAACGCGCGATCGCCACCGGGGCGGTCGAAGTGCTGCACGGTCGCCGTGACCTGCTCGATCGTTTCGCCTCCACTTTCCATCTGGCTGCGTGA
- a CDS encoding VOC family protein: MTAMFVNLPVTDLERAKTFYTAIGFPLNPAFTDHNAACVIVEEDHSYVMLLVREFFQTFTELPLGDPAVSPSVSTAIFVDTREAVDTAIAAGIAAGGVEPHDASDYGFMYQRQLNDPDGNILEFGWMDPVAAEQGPGAMANQQA; this comes from the coding sequence ATGACTGCGATGTTCGTCAATCTGCCGGTGACCGACCTGGAGCGTGCGAAGACGTTCTATACGGCGATCGGCTTCCCGTTGAACCCTGCCTTCACCGACCACAATGCCGCCTGCGTCATCGTGGAGGAGGACCACAGCTACGTCATGCTGCTGGTGCGCGAGTTCTTCCAGACCTTCACCGAACTCCCGCTCGGCGACCCAGCCGTGAGCCCCTCGGTCTCGACCGCCATCTTCGTCGATACCAGGGAAGCCGTTGACACAGCCATCGCCGCAGGCATCGCCGCCGGTGGGGTCGAACCCCACGACGCCTCGGACTACGGCTTCATGTACCAGCGTCAGCTGAACGACCCCGACGGCAACATCCTCGAGTTCGGCTGGATGGACCCGGTCGCCGCCGAGCAGGGTCCAGGGGCCATGGCGAACCAGCAGGCCTGA